In Bernardetia litoralis DSM 6794, the genomic window AAATCATAAGTTGCACTAATGTACATATTAGCTTCTTTTTCTACTTCGTTGAGTTCTTTACCTGTTGCAAAACGGTAATAAACATACATAAAAATAGAAAATGCTGCATATTCAAAAAATCCTGTATCAATTCCTTTTCTATATGATTTTACTAACGGTTTTAATGAATTTTCTAAAGGTTCTTTCCAATGGCGAATCATGACATTAGCAACCATATAGGTTCTTGCCTTAAAACGTTCAGAGTCATGTTGGTCTAAAAGTTTGATAGCTAATTCTCCAAAACGATAACCAGCATTTATATTTCCAAGCACACCACACAAAATAATTCCATACGAAGAATAAGCATACGTCGAAACAAGCGCATTTCCATACTTGATAGATAGCTGCACTTGTCTAAAAATAATCATAGAATACAAAGGCGAGCCACTCACATAAGCAGCTAAACTAATCCCTGATAAAATTTTCATGGCAGCTAGTTTCTTCTTGTTTTCCATTTTTGGAAGATTAGCCAAATCAAATACTTTTTTTCCTGTCATAAGTCCACGAATTCGAATTATTTCACGTATTTGATGTACTTTGGTTACTGTTCTTGGAAAGCCTACTTTTAGTTTTTTGAGCGTCGTAATAGCAAGTTTAATTGCTTCCTGCATTTTTCCTTTAGAAATAAGAAATTGAATTTTGGTATCATAAACAGGTACTTTATCCAAAAAGCTATTTGCATTAGTAAGAACTCCATTTACAAATTGTTCCATTCCAGTTCCATTTCCACTCAAATAAGCAGCTTCGGCAGCTTCGTTGTGTAAACGCAAAGCTAAGATATACTCATCTGTCCAGCCCACGATATCTAAAAGAGCAACTCCAGCATAAAAATAATCATAAGCAGGTTCATAAGCTGCTGATGATTTTGCTTTTTTTCCTGCAATAAGATTAAGACGAGCAAGTTCGTAACGCTCTTCTTGGTCTTCTAAAAGAGCAACTCCTACATTAAGTTGATTAACAATATCAAATATTTTGCCTTCTAATTGTCCATTTGGCGTGCTATCTTTAATTATTTTACCAACTTTATAGTGCATCTCAAAACGACGACTATCAGGAATAAGAGAATAAACAGCCTGTTGAACTCTATCATGTAGAAACTTAAAACGTGCATTTACTCGCTGCTCAAGGGCAGGGTCTTCACTCAAAATTGCAATACGTTTGTAATTATCATCTAAAGGAAGTATCATTCCCTCTTCTATTGCTACCCAAATTCTATCAAAAATATCTTTTAATGAGTAACCACTCACACTACGAAGCATCTGCAAATCAAATTTATCTCCCACACAAGCAGCATATTTTAATATTTCTTGTGTTTCTGCTGGAAGTTTTTCAATTTTGGCAGTCATTAATTCGACTACATTGTCTGTTGTTTTCTTCTCTTCAATCTTGACAATATCCCATTGCCATTGTTTTGATTTTATATCAAAATTTAATAATCCTTCTTCATACAAAGTTTCTAAAAACTGAGTAGCAAAAAAAGCATTACCGTGTGTTTTTCTATAAATTAGATAAGAAAGCTGTTTTACTTGAAGAATTTGGGCTTTTAATGATTCTGTGATTAATTTTTCAATATCTTCATAGCCCAAATTATCTAATACAATCGAACTCACAGGTGCATCTTGTTCTTGCAAGCTCTTTACCATTATCATCAGGGGGTGCGCTGAAGTAACTTCATTATCACGATATGCACCAACGACCAGTAAATAACGATTTTCACTATCTGTCATCAAAACTTTGAGTAAATTCAAAGAAGCCCCATCAGCCCATTGCAAATCATCAACAAAGAGAACAATAGGATGTTTTTTCTGACTAATTACACGAATAAAAGACTTAAAGACATAATTAAAACGATTTTTAGCTTCATTAGGGGGAAGGTCTTGAACAGGTTCATGTTCTCCAATAATCATCTCTAAGTTTGGCAAAATATCTAATAGAATTTGTCCGTTTTCACCTAATACTTTATTTATTTTTCGTTTCCAATCTGCTAAAGAATCTTTATTTTCAGTAAGTAAATATTCTATAAACTCATTGAGAGCTTGAATAATAGCAGAATAAGGAACATTTTTTTGATATTGGTCAAATTTTCCTTTTATGAAATATCCTCGTTTTTCGGTAATAGAACGATGCGTTTCATTAACTAATGATGTTTTTCCTACTCCAGAATATCCTTCTACCAACACTAGTTCGGTAGCTCCATTAGAAACTCTATCAAACGAATTGAGTAATAATTTTACCTCATCTTCTCTACCATATAGTTTTTGAGGAATAGAAAAACGGTCTGAATAATCTTCTTGTCCTAAATTAAAGTAATCAATTTTTCCATTTCCATTGGCAACAAAACCTTTCAAAGAAAGCTCTAAGTCAGTTTTTAGTCCAAAAGCAGATTGATAACGGTCTTCTGCATTTTTTTCCAAAAGTTTCATCACAATTTCAGAAAGAACACGAGGAACAGATGGATTTACTTGATGAGGAGGTTGTGGTTTTTGCGCCAAATGACAATGCACCAATTCGATAGAATCAGAAGCTGTAAACGGCAATTTATTTGTTAATATTTCATAAAAAGCAACTCCCAAAGAATACAAATCAGAGCGATAATCAACAGCACGATTCATTCTACCTGTCTGTTCAGGTGAAATATAAGCAAGTGTTCCTTCCAAGGCATCAGGGCTTCGAAGGTCTTGCACACGAGTATCTATACGTGAAGAAATACCAAAATCAATAATTTTGATGCGATGTGTTGCCAAATCAGCCAAAATATTATTGCTATTGATGTCTTTATGAATAATACGATTTTGATGTACTTGTCCGAGAGCCTCAGCAATATTTATGGCTACTTTCAGAAAATCCTTGTATGTCCAAGAGTTTTCAAAAAATGTCTTTTTGAATGTGATTCCAGAAA contains:
- a CDS encoding AAA family ATPase; its protein translation is MSVATSLPKILFEGVNSIIYYRDTSEWNTPVIIKVIKNDFPTPTQLIQFNNEYEFTKDLKIEGIRKAYKKDKLESKPALVLEYFSGITFKKTFFENSWTYKDFLKVAINIAEALGQVHQNRIIHKDINSNNILADLATHRIKIIDFGISSRIDTRVQDLRSPDALEGTLAYISPEQTGRMNRAVDYRSDLYSLGVAFYEILTNKLPFTASDSIELVHCHLAQKPQPPHQVNPSVPRVLSEIVMKLLEKNAEDRYQSAFGLKTDLELSLKGFVANGNGKIDYFNLGQEDYSDRFSIPQKLYGREDEVKLLLNSFDRVSNGATELVLVEGYSGVGKTSLVNETHRSITEKRGYFIKGKFDQYQKNVPYSAIIQALNEFIEYLLTENKDSLADWKRKINKVLGENGQILLDILPNLEMIIGEHEPVQDLPPNEAKNRFNYVFKSFIRVISQKKHPIVLFVDDLQWADGASLNLLKVLMTDSENRYLLVVGAYRDNEVTSAHPLMIMVKSLQEQDAPVSSIVLDNLGYEDIEKLITESLKAQILQVKQLSYLIYRKTHGNAFFATQFLETLYEEGLLNFDIKSKQWQWDIVKIEEKKTTDNVVELMTAKIEKLPAETQEILKYAACVGDKFDLQMLRSVSGYSLKDIFDRIWVAIEEGMILPLDDNYKRIAILSEDPALEQRVNARFKFLHDRVQQAVYSLIPDSRRFEMHYKVGKIIKDSTPNGQLEGKIFDIVNQLNVGVALLEDQEERYELARLNLIAGKKAKSSAAYEPAYDYFYAGVALLDIVGWTDEYILALRLHNEAAEAAYLSGNGTGMEQFVNGVLTNANSFLDKVPVYDTKIQFLISKGKMQEAIKLAITTLKKLKVGFPRTVTKVHQIREIIRIRGLMTGKKVFDLANLPKMENKKKLAAMKILSGISLAAYVSGSPLYSMIIFRQVQLSIKYGNALVSTYAYSSYGIILCGVLGNINAGYRFGELAIKLLDQHDSERFKARTYMVANVMIRHWKEPLENSLKPLVKSYRKGIDTGFFEYAAFSIFMYVYYRFATGKELNEVEKEANMYISATYDLKQINPHHNIKLLRQTFLSYLGQTDNPAVLEGEEYPLELQEEILQGGNSASIFLHFFMKAALSYNFGENEKAYSYIILCEKYLTGITSTAGVPVYYMYDSLIHLAIYLNSSLWDRKRILRRIAKNQAKLYKFSKFCDSTNLHKYYLVEAELARVKNEYIKAEKNFRLAIETVGNTNFIQEEALIKERFGFYWLQRKQEDIAMMFLRKAYYDYRIWGAKGKLEHMHEVYSHYVKQEDMTSDLAHKTTLPSYTLHTHNTFESATTTTIMTTKMSSSSSKSGTSFLDFETLIKSTQTLSQEVNFEELMPKMMRVVMENAGAEKAFLIQNHGGELFVEAKGDLTQTESTQFLHQMVEDESNVVPTTLINYVVRTQQPLVLDNASEDEKYAKDVYMKTYKPKSVLCFPVMRKNELLCLFYLENNLTTGAFTPDRLQTLQMLSSQVSISLENAQLYQNLEEKVEERTLELHEKNKRITDSIRYAQTIQDAILPAQKILRDLFVEHFVIYRPKDIVSGDFYWVTHVENYTFAAAVDCTGHGVPGAFMSMVGNTLLTDIVGVKRIFDPAKILEMLHEGVRAALRQKDSDNTDGMDIAFCRIERQENWIEVTYSGAKRPLYYTSNGEIEKLKGDNLSIGGIVKKKGYVFTNQKAVLLAEDVIYLTSDGLIDQANPEKKKFGSTKFESLLKQFHKRPFKEQKEILSNQLDQHQLDAEQRDDITVLALRL